One Phycisphaera mikurensis NBRC 102666 DNA window includes the following coding sequences:
- the dnaN gene encoding DNA polymerase III subunit beta, with the protein MKVICDRRVLIDALALMGGVVLTRTPKPVLSCVKLSAASPDADEPGLTLEATDAEISVRLRSERVEVAEAGESLLPADKLSSIVRESIDSTITLATDGDVTLVTGSDSKFKIFGQPVGDFPAVAAFPGEADFRIKAGELHRLIAQTIFATARENSRYAINGVLFERAGQQVTVVATDGHRLALAKGRCVAADGGSDEAVKSSIVPAKTLNLLLRLFDDAEQEVEVKLADNRIHFRTDQAVLASSLVEGNFPPYSDVIPKDGDKKATLPTDGFISAVRRAALLTNEESKGVRMAFAEGGLTLTSRAPEMGEAEVSLPLADYTGDALEIGFNPAYLLDALKVVDDEKLQFEFKAPNKPGVLRTGPDFLYVVMPVNLS; encoded by the coding sequence ATGAAGGTCATCTGCGACCGCCGCGTGCTCATCGATGCCCTCGCCCTCATGGGCGGCGTCGTGCTGACCCGCACGCCCAAGCCGGTCCTCTCCTGCGTGAAGCTCTCCGCCGCGTCGCCGGATGCCGACGAGCCGGGCCTCACGCTGGAGGCCACCGACGCGGAGATCAGCGTCCGCTTGCGCAGCGAGCGCGTCGAGGTCGCGGAGGCCGGGGAGAGCCTGCTGCCGGCGGACAAGCTGTCGTCGATCGTGCGGGAGTCCATCGACTCGACGATCACGCTCGCCACCGACGGCGACGTGACGCTGGTCACCGGGAGCGACTCGAAGTTCAAGATCTTCGGCCAGCCCGTCGGCGACTTCCCCGCCGTCGCCGCCTTTCCCGGCGAGGCGGACTTCCGCATCAAAGCCGGGGAGCTGCACCGCCTGATCGCGCAGACCATCTTCGCCACCGCCCGCGAGAACAGCCGCTACGCCATCAACGGCGTTCTCTTCGAGCGGGCCGGCCAGCAGGTGACGGTGGTGGCCACCGATGGCCACCGCCTCGCGCTGGCCAAGGGCCGCTGCGTCGCCGCCGACGGCGGCAGCGACGAGGCGGTGAAGAGCAGCATCGTCCCGGCGAAGACGCTGAACCTCCTGCTGCGTCTCTTCGACGACGCCGAGCAAGAGGTCGAGGTGAAGCTGGCGGACAACCGGATCCACTTCCGCACCGACCAGGCCGTGCTGGCGAGCAGCCTCGTCGAGGGCAACTTCCCGCCCTACAGCGACGTCATCCCCAAGGACGGCGACAAGAAGGCGACCCTCCCCACCGACGGCTTCATCAGCGCCGTCCGCCGCGCCGCCCTGCTCACCAACGAGGAGAGCAAGGGCGTGCGGATGGCCTTCGCCGAGGGCGGGTTGACGCTGACCAGCCGGGCCCCGGAGATGGGCGAGGCCGAGGTCAGCCTGCCGCTGGCCGACTACACCGGCGACGCGCTGGAGATCGGCTTCAACCCCGCGTACCTGCTCGACGCCCTCAAGGTCGTCGACGACGAGAAGCTGCAGTTCGAGTTCAAGGCGCCCAACAAGCCCGGCGTGCTGCGGACCGGACCGGACTTCCTGTACGTGGTGATGCCCGTCAACCTGTCGTGA